The nucleotide window CCGGCGGTTGGCCGCCGCGGGCGCAGCGGCGGTGGTCGCCCTGCTGGCCATGTTCACCGCCGCCCATCGCCTGCCGGGAGGCGCCGACGAGCTGGTGGCCCTGGCCCTGCTCCTCGCCATGGCACCGCTGGCCGGCCTGAGCCCGCACAGCAACCGCGCAGGAAGAGTGAGCGCCGATCTACAAATCGCTCTCGCCATGGCATTGGCGGCCTCGGCGAAGCTCGAGGGAGTGGTGTTGGCGGGCTGGATCTTCCTCGCCTACGGAATGGTCACCGCGCGGCAAGGCACAACGGAGGACGGGAGCTTCCGCGAGCGCCTGCCGACGCTGGGGAAACGCTGGCTGCGAGTTGGCCTCCCAACCCTTGTGCTGGTCCTTCCCTGGCTATTCACCGCCGCCCGCCACGGCTGGTTCGGTGAGCCCAACTCAGGCCCCTTCCGGCTCGCCCATGCACCGGAAGTACTCGCCGCCATGGGGCGGGCGGTGCTGCACCCCAGCTGGTACGGTCTCGCCCTGCCGGCACTGCTGATGCTGCCGGTGCTGGCTGTCTCGCAACGGAATCGCCATCTGCGGCCGGTCCTCGCGGTGTGCGCGGCGCAGCTGCTGGTCTACGCCCTGATCTACTGCACCGCCCTCCGGCAACCGGAGCTGTGGGTCCGGTCGAGCTTCCCGCGTCTGCTGGTCCACCTGGTACCGGCGCTGCTCACCGCCTTCTGCCTGGCCGCTGGGCGGTGGGTTCGGGAGCCGGAGGGGGAAGGTTAGCAGTCGGGGCTGCTTCTCCGGATTACCCGCGAGGATGGAAAAGGATCCTGACAACCGACGAGGGGTAGGGGCAGGTCTTGTGCCTGCCCCCGGTGTTCATGGCCCCTCGCCGCGGGCGACCACGAGGGTCGCCCCTACCAGCTTGGTCAACGTCGTTCTGGGTGAGGGTAGGTCCGGCTCAGAGCGCCCTATTGGAACGCCCGCACGTCCGCGCCGCCGCAGACGTTGCCCTGCTGGTTGACGTAGCGCTGGACGGCACCGGTCATGGTGTCCGTCACCTCCAGCTCGTAGCGCACGTTGGACAGCGCGCCGTAGAAGAACCAGAAGTTGCCGTTGGTGCCACGGCCGTCGAGCATCTTGACCACCAGCTCGACATTGTCCGGGCTGAAGAAGGTGAAGGTGCCGGTTTGATCCGTGTCGGGGACGGCCGTGCCCTCGCCGGTGGCGCCGTCCCGGGTTCGCCAAGAGACCCGCACCTGGAACCGGCCGTCGAGGAGACAGAGTGTGCGACCGTCGGCGGTGCAACTCCCGGCCTCTTCCGTCAGATTCTGCAGTCCATCGGCGTCTGCCAAGGTGGTGAGCCAAGGCTGGACTGTGGGAGTGACAGAAGCAGCAGAGGCCCCAGCGTCGGCGGTACCTCCCAAACCGTCGAGAGCGCGGGTGTCCGCCAGACCGCAGATATCCCCAGGCTGATTCTGATAGGTCACCAGCTCACCGGTCGCCGTGTCGGCCACAGAAACCCAATATTCGAGATCCGTCAAGGCGCCATAGAAGGCCCAGAAGTTGCCGTTCACCGGCCGGCCGTCCAGAACCTTGACGATGAGCTCGGTGTTGTCCGCAGTGAAGAACCAGAACGAGCCGGAGCGGTCCGAGAGTGCCTCCGCGTTGGCCTGACCACTCTGCCCGTTGCGCTGGTTGCGCCAGTGCACCTCGACCTGGAAGCGGTCGAGCAAGCAGAGAGCCGAAGCGGTCTGGGTACACGGCTGGCCGGCGGTGGGCAAGGTCACCACGGCAGGGGCACTGGCGGCGGAAACCCCCTGAGCTCCCAAAGCTCGGATCCGGAAGGCTTGGGTGGTGCCGGCGCCGAAGCCCGTCAAGGTGCTCGAGGTGACGCCCCGGGAGGTCTCGGCGGCGACCTGGAATTGCACTCCCATGCGGCGCTCGATGCGGAAGCCCAGCTCGTTGTTCGAACGATCCCGCCAACGCAGCAGGACCCGGCCATCGGGCAACGGCACTGCCAGCAGCTGATCCGGCACCGCCGGCGTGGAGGTATTGAGCGGATGGGTGAGGGCCTGCACCGCCGGCGCGAAATCCGACGCCCCGCCCGGCCCCTGGGCGCGGATCCGGAAGGTGTAGTCGGTGTAGGGGCTGAGCCCGGTAACCGTCAGACGCTGCGTCCCGGCAGCGGAACTGGCCACCCCGTTGAAGGCACCGCCGCCGGCCCGCGCCTGGATCTGGAAGCTGGTCTCGTTCTCCGAGCGATCCTCCCACAGCAGCTCCACCGTGGTTCTGGTCACCGTCAGCACCCGCAGATTGGCCGGCGCGGCAGGAGGTGGCTCCACCACCGTGCGCACCATGACCTGGTTGGAGAAGCCGGAGGTACCGGCGCCGTTCACCGCCCGCACTCGGAAGGTGTAGGCGAGGGCACCGCTGAGGCCCCCGACGACGTGGGCCTGGGAGCCCGCCGGGAGGCTGGCGATGCGCTGGAAGGCGCTACTGCCGATCCGCTGCTCGATCTCGTAGCCGGTCTCGTCCGTCGCCCGATCACGCCAGGTCAGGCGCACCGTGGCGGCGTCCAACACCGCCGCGGCAAGCTGGTCCGGCGCTGCCGGCGGCGAGGCGCACACGGCACCGTAGAGGCGGCAGATACCCGCCCGATCGTCGGCCCGCAGGCTGGCCCCGCGGCCGTCGCCGTGGCTGTTGGCGCGCATCAGAGCGTCGTTCTTGTCCGGCGTGTTGCAGGCGCCGCTAGCGCTGTCGCCGCAGGAGTGGGCAAGGCCCAGGGTGTGGCCCAGCTCGTGAGCGAAGACCTCCTCGGACCGTCC belongs to Acidobacteriota bacterium and includes:
- a CDS encoding fibronectin type III domain-containing protein — its product is MTCQFPCFRRFLGLVAVLLPVALLLWAVPARATTYVPVTDPALVEQSPIVAQVEIQEVVPALVEDRPFTDYRVSVDRLLKGYLPATSVVVRVAGGVLPDGRELRLHGAPSFHPGGRALLFLTPGSDETYTLVHFFLGAFHIAEIGGVEVALRDLRGTEELTSGSSMEGEVGERSRRSVRDLQAFSRWIEDRSAGLSTGADSATDYLVTASPAAVESALSEPFNFIQQGGFDVRWRTFDTGGTVTFLAGEGGQPGLPDGGFAAFQTALAAWNSDPATPIRYGYGGTTSATGGLTNDDGINAIVFDDPNDNDIFGAPFSCPGGGVVAAGGPWISTQQHSFQGIVYRTIVRADIVTNKGAGCFLSGNGRSEEVFAHELGHTLGLAHSCGDSASGACNTPDKNDALMRANSHGDGRGASLRADDRAGICRLYGAVCASPPAAPDQLAAAVLDAATVRLTWRDRATDETGYEIEQRIGSSAFQRIASLPAGSQAHVVGGLSGALAYTFRVRAVNGAGTSGFSNQVMVRTVVEPPPAAPANLRVLTVTRTTVELLWEDRSENETSFQIQARAGGGAFNGVASSAAGTQRLTVTGLSPYTDYTFRIRAQGPGGASDFAPAVQALTHPLNTSTPAVPDQLLAVPLPDGRVLLRWRDRSNNELGFRIERRMGVQFQVAAETSRGVTSSTLTGFGAGTTQAFRIRALGAQGVSAASAPAVVTLPTAGQPCTQTASALCLLDRFQVEVHWRNQRNGQSGQANAEALSDRSGSFWFFTADNTELIVKVLDGRPVNGNFWAFYGALTDLEYWVSVADTATGELVTYQNQPGDICGLADTRALDGLGGTADAGASAASVTPTVQPWLTTLADADGLQNLTEEAGSCTADGRTLCLLDGRFQVRVSWRTRDGATGEGTAVPDTDQTGTFTFFSPDNVELVVKMLDGRGTNGNFWFFYGALSNVRYELEVTDTMTGAVQRYVNQQGNVCGGADVRAFQ